Proteins encoded together in one Nostoc sp. PCC 7524 window:
- a CDS encoding DUF2996 domain-containing protein, producing the protein MADETNQNQAGDAIPSTVDKKAPTVSAANAPSTSEPVATDIPTANTPDPKAANPKTNPNAATQEAKPAAAKPAAAKKEKAPSVEDKPFVEFMEQDYLPALQKAIAQEGVKDLQLSFAKQKLPIAGFQSAEECWQVIGSWQNGQRQFNVYFPDEDIQGKKGFSCNEGKRPSTLESFLIDERKITLDMLVSRLVYRLNGQKWLGRN; encoded by the coding sequence ATGGCAGACGAAACCAATCAAAATCAAGCGGGAGATGCTATTCCTAGCACTGTTGACAAAAAAGCTCCTACTGTCTCAGCAGCAAACGCTCCCAGTACCAGCGAACCAGTAGCAACCGATATTCCTACTGCTAACACACCAGATCCCAAAGCAGCGAACCCCAAAACTAACCCCAATGCTGCTACCCAAGAAGCCAAACCCGCCGCCGCCAAACCTGCCGCCGCGAAAAAAGAAAAGGCTCCATCTGTGGAAGATAAGCCATTTGTAGAGTTTATGGAGCAAGACTACTTGCCAGCTTTGCAAAAGGCGATCGCACAAGAAGGGGTAAAAGATTTACAATTATCTTTTGCCAAGCAGAAGCTGCCTATTGCTGGTTTTCAGTCAGCCGAAGAATGCTGGCAGGTGATTGGTAGTTGGCAAAACGGTCAGCGCCAGTTTAACGTTTATTTCCCCGATGAAGATATCCAAGGTAAAAAAGGCTTTTCTTGTAACGAAGGCAAAAGGCCCAGCACCCTTGAGTCATTTCTCATCGACGAGCGGAAAATTACACTGGATATGTTGGTGTCTCGGTTAGTGTATCGTTTAAACGGCCAAAAGTGGCTGGGTAGAAATTAA
- a CDS encoding TetR/AcrR family transcriptional regulator translates to MARPKTGETDRSNSTDKVEKILQGAMQQFLANGYAATSMDKVAEAAGVSKATVYSHFQDKEGLFRALIERLARKRFQLILGTQPLQGEPYIVLRLLAKTTLNQMMNDPEYQSFERLLMGESARFPELAQVFIGSIAKPAIETISKYLASRSELNIPDPEATARILIGSLVHFVITQEIMHGKNIMPMESDRLIDALTHLIVNCAKSGNGE, encoded by the coding sequence ATGGCACGCCCTAAAACTGGGGAAACAGACCGCTCAAATTCTACAGATAAAGTTGAAAAAATTCTGCAAGGAGCGATGCAGCAATTTTTAGCCAATGGCTATGCGGCTACGAGTATGGATAAAGTAGCGGAAGCGGCAGGAGTTTCCAAAGCCACAGTTTACAGCCACTTTCAAGATAAGGAAGGACTGTTTAGAGCTTTGATAGAAAGATTAGCCAGAAAGCGGTTTCAGCTGATTTTGGGGACACAACCTTTACAGGGAGAACCCTATATAGTGCTGCGGCTCCTAGCAAAAACCACATTGAATCAAATGATGAATGATCCAGAATATCAATCATTTGAGCGATTGTTGATGGGGGAGTCGGCGCGGTTTCCAGAGTTAGCGCAGGTTTTTATTGGTAGCATTGCCAAACCAGCGATAGAAACTATTAGTAAATATCTGGCTTCCCGTTCCGAACTGAATATTCCCGATCCAGAGGCGACTGCGAGGATTTTGATTGGGTCGTTGGTGCATTTTGTGATTACCCAAGAGATTATGCACGGTAAAAATATTATGCCAATGGAGAGCGATCGCCTGATTGATGCCTTAACTCATTTAATTGTGAATTGTGCGAAGTCAGGGAATGGGGAATGA
- a CDS encoding ABC exporter membrane fusion protein: MQNSKLDRSISPPSILRPAIFLAIFVSFAVIGISVYITLKFREASNQKVQAQTTLIPELKTVTALGRIEPRGRVIKLSATTSSEGSRVEQLLVQEGDRVKTGQLIAILDSRDRLEAALKETQEQVKVAQANLNRTKAGAKRGEVVAQQATIARLEAEAQGEIAAQTATVARLKAEVQNAQVEEQRYQALYEQGAISASQRDSKRLTLETTQKDLQEAQAQWQRIYVSSQKNLQAAKATLEQITEVRGVDVAAAEAEVNRAIAAMNQAKVNLTQAYVRSPQDGQVFEIHSRPGELISNDGIADIGQTSQMYVIAEVYESDISKIKPGQQVRVIGDYLPIEMQGIVERKGLQIRRQTVVNTDPSSNIDNRVVEVQIRLDSASSQKAADLTNMQVKAVIEL, translated from the coding sequence GTGCAGAATTCAAAGCTAGACCGTTCAATTTCCCCGCCATCAATTTTACGTCCAGCGATTTTTTTAGCTATTTTTGTATCTTTTGCTGTCATAGGAATCAGTGTTTATATAACATTAAAATTTCGGGAAGCATCTAATCAGAAGGTACAAGCACAAACAACATTAATACCAGAGCTAAAAACGGTGACAGCCTTGGGACGGATTGAGCCAAGGGGAAGAGTCATTAAACTTTCTGCGACTACATCTAGTGAAGGCAGTCGGGTAGAGCAATTATTAGTTCAGGAGGGAGACAGGGTAAAAACTGGACAGTTAATCGCCATTTTGGATAGTCGTGACAGATTAGAAGCAGCTTTAAAAGAAACCCAGGAACAAGTAAAAGTAGCACAGGCAAACCTCAACCGTACCAAAGCTGGAGCCAAACGGGGAGAAGTGGTTGCCCAACAAGCCACAATAGCCCGTTTAGAAGCAGAAGCGCAAGGTGAGATAGCAGCTCAGACAGCTACTGTAGCGCGACTGAAAGCCGAAGTGCAGAATGCCCAAGTAGAAGAGCAACGCTATCAAGCACTGTATGAACAGGGGGCAATCTCCGCTTCTCAACGCGATAGCAAGCGGTTGACCTTAGAAACCACCCAAAAAGACCTGCAAGAAGCCCAAGCACAGTGGCAGCGTATTTATGTAAGTAGCCAGAAAAATCTCCAAGCAGCCAAAGCCACCTTAGAGCAAATTACCGAAGTTCGGGGTGTAGATGTCGCAGCCGCCGAAGCCGAAGTTAATCGTGCCATAGCAGCGATGAACCAAGCTAAAGTCAATCTTACCCAAGCTTACGTGCGATCGCCCCAAGATGGACAAGTATTTGAAATTCACAGCCGCCCTGGAGAATTAATTTCCAACGATGGCATTGCTGATATTGGACAAACCAGCCAAATGTACGTTATCGCCGAAGTTTACGAAAGCGACATCAGCAAAATCAAACCAGGGCAACAAGTGCGAGTCATCGGTGATTATCTACCCATTGAAATGCAGGGAATAGTTGAGCGTAAAGGTTTACAGATACGCCGTCAAACCGTAGTTAACACAGATCCTTCCAGCAACATTGACAACCGAGTCGTAGAAGTCCAAATCCGCCTAGATTCTGCCTCCAGTCAAAAAGCTGCCGACTTAACCAATATGCAAGTTAAAGCAGTAATTGAGTTGTGA
- the devC gene encoding ABC transporter permease DevC, producing MFQQLRRRTPLGWLQLSHEKSRLLVALSGIAFADLLMFMQLGFQAALYDSNTQLHRSLQADIILIGSQTRNLQRISTFSRRRLYQAMDVPGVKSAEAMYVSNMVWKNPQTRRDTEILVIGINPNKPAVDFPEVNQKLSEIKLPDTVLFDRAARGDYQETIAQLEQGQIVKTELERRTVTINGLFRLGASFGADGTLITSDQNFLRFFPRQQAANVSVGLIQLQPGVNHQEVKAALQARLSQDVKVLTHREFIEFENNFWRTNSPIGFIFSIGVSMGFVVGVIIVYQVLSTDVNAHLREYATFKAIGYRHYYLLGVVFEEALILALLGFLPGLAVSLGLYQLTRSATNLPMYMTLMRALQVLVLTIIMCTISGAIATRKLQAADPADMF from the coding sequence ATGTTCCAACAATTACGACGGCGAACACCATTAGGTTGGCTGCAACTTAGTCATGAAAAAAGTCGGCTATTAGTGGCATTGTCAGGTATTGCCTTTGCTGACTTACTGATGTTTATGCAGCTAGGATTTCAAGCGGCGTTGTATGACAGTAACACTCAACTACATCGCAGTTTGCAAGCAGATATTATTCTCATCGGTTCCCAAACCCGTAACCTGCAACGCATCTCTACCTTTTCTCGCCGACGACTATATCAAGCAATGGATGTACCAGGGGTAAAATCGGCTGAGGCCATGTATGTGAGTAACATGGTTTGGAAAAATCCCCAAACCCGCCGCGACACAGAAATTTTAGTAATTGGGATTAATCCCAATAAACCTGCTGTTGATTTTCCCGAAGTTAACCAAAAGCTATCAGAAATTAAGTTACCGGATACAGTTTTATTTGACCGTGCTGCTAGAGGAGATTACCAAGAAACCATTGCTCAACTAGAACAAGGTCAAATTGTCAAAACAGAACTAGAAAGACGGACTGTAACGATTAATGGTCTATTTAGATTAGGTGCTTCCTTTGGTGCTGATGGTACTCTGATTACCAGTGATCAGAATTTCTTGCGCTTTTTTCCCCGACAACAAGCTGCTAATGTCAGTGTGGGTTTAATTCAGTTACAGCCTGGGGTAAATCACCAAGAAGTAAAAGCCGCATTACAAGCACGTTTATCACAAGATGTCAAGGTTTTAACCCATCGAGAATTTATTGAATTTGAAAATAACTTTTGGCGTACCAACTCCCCCATAGGATTCATTTTTAGTATTGGTGTATCAATGGGCTTTGTAGTCGGTGTGATTATCGTTTATCAAGTCCTATCAACAGATGTCAATGCTCACCTCAGAGAATATGCCACCTTCAAAGCTATTGGATATCGCCATTACTATTTACTGGGTGTGGTTTTTGAAGAAGCATTGATTTTAGCATTGTTAGGCTTTTTACCAGGGTTAGCAGTCTCTCTAGGACTTTATCAATTAACACGTAGCGCCACTAACCTACCCATGTATATGACACTCATGCGGGCGTTACAAGTATTAGTTCTAACTATTATTATGTGTACAATTTCGGGAGCGATCGCCACCCGTAAACTCCAAGCCGCCGATCCCGCAGATATGTTTTAG
- a CDS encoding DevA family ABC transporter ATP-binding protein: MFTIISIRNLDHYFGNGSLRKQVLFNINLEINKGEIVILTGPSGSGKTTLLTLVGGLRSAQSGSLKVLGRELRGANAEKLVQARRNNGYIFQSHNLHGSLTAVQNVRVGLELHQHIGIEDIETRAVQILEQVGLGSRLHYYPSQLSGGQKQRVAIARALVSHPQIVLADEPTAALDSQSGRDVVNLMQKLAKEQGCTILMVTHDNRILDIADRIVQMEDGKLVNGTLAKIG, translated from the coding sequence ATGTTCACCATCATTTCCATTCGGAATCTTGATCACTACTTTGGCAATGGTTCATTGCGTAAGCAAGTTTTATTTAATATCAATTTAGAAATTAACAAAGGTGAAATAGTGATTTTGACAGGGCCTTCTGGTTCTGGTAAAACTACCTTACTTACCTTAGTAGGTGGATTGCGTTCTGCCCAATCTGGTAGTTTAAAAGTATTGGGTAGAGAACTCCGTGGTGCGAATGCAGAAAAATTAGTCCAGGCGCGACGCAATAACGGCTATATTTTTCAATCCCATAACTTGCACGGTAGTTTAACAGCAGTGCAGAATGTCAGAGTTGGTTTAGAATTGCACCAGCATATTGGAATAGAAGATATAGAAACTCGTGCAGTACAGATTTTAGAGCAAGTCGGGTTAGGAAGTCGCCTACATTATTATCCCAGTCAACTGTCAGGAGGGCAAAAACAACGTGTGGCGATCGCCCGTGCTTTAGTCAGCCATCCCCAAATTGTCTTAGCAGATGAACCGACAGCCGCCTTAGATAGTCAATCTGGTCGAGATGTGGTTAACTTAATGCAAAAACTCGCCAAAGAACAAGGCTGTACAATCCTGATGGTGACTCATGACAACCGCATTCTCGATATTGCCGATCGCATTGTACAGATGGAAGATGGCAAGTTAGTTAATGGGACTCTGGCTAAAATCGGCTAA
- a CDS encoding DUF3592 domain-containing protein, with amino-acid sequence MSDAQALRLFGSIFTGIGSILTVTGIVIGFKTRSFVATSVTTQGTVIDLIRRSSSSSSSSSKSYLYYPVVRFTPSSGDPITFEVNSGSSSPEFTKDQQVEVLYNPQNPDSAMINTWSNLWLLPVVFIAMGSLFIVIGGVALVNSFSPV; translated from the coding sequence ATGAGTGATGCACAGGCCTTGCGTTTATTCGGCTCTATATTCACTGGCATTGGCAGTATATTGACTGTTACAGGTATCGTAATCGGCTTCAAGACTCGTTCCTTTGTAGCTACATCTGTAACCACCCAAGGAACTGTTATCGATTTAATACGACGTTCATCCAGTAGTAGCTCCAGTAGCAGTAAAAGTTATCTCTACTATCCGGTAGTAAGATTTACTCCATCTTCTGGTGATCCCATCACATTTGAAGTCAATTCAGGTAGCAGTTCACCAGAATTCACTAAAGATCAGCAGGTTGAAGTGCTATACAATCCGCAAAATCCAGATTCTGCCATGATCAATACTTGGTCTAATCTATGGCTTCTACCTGTGGTGTTTATAGCTATGGGGTCACTTTTTATCGTGATTGGAGGAGTTGCATTAGTAAACTCTTTCTCTCCTGTCTAA
- a CDS encoding response regulator transcription factor, producing MMHETLQKILVIEDDAVTRNLYLNGLKFEGFDTISAENGLVGIQKAQEHLPDIVVCDIIMPHIDGYTVLNTLRQNPYTAGIPFIFLTGSDTRANLRQGMELGADDYITKPSTLDELLRAIASRLRKQTSLQNWCQNKLQKLPPAEPSPNTSVDSQSIFPSIPQLQEVFEFIEAYFHQGITLCDVAAAVGYSPAYLTNRVAKQTGETINNWIVKRRMVEARRLLQNTEETVEQIAKLLGYQHVCHFSRQFRQHHGLPPHAWRLDYKNKEGVAEFQVTENLDRRERVY from the coding sequence ATGATGCACGAAACATTACAAAAAATTCTGGTTATTGAAGATGATGCTGTTACCCGCAATCTTTATTTAAATGGGCTAAAGTTTGAAGGTTTTGACACCATAAGTGCTGAGAATGGTTTAGTAGGTATTCAAAAGGCTCAAGAGCATTTACCCGACATAGTAGTTTGCGATATCATCATGCCTCATATTGATGGTTACACTGTTCTCAATACACTACGCCAAAATCCTTATACAGCAGGGATTCCTTTTATTTTCCTGACTGGTAGCGACACTAGGGCAAATCTTCGCCAAGGGATGGAATTGGGGGCAGACGATTATATTACCAAACCCTCAACCCTAGATGAATTACTCAGAGCGATCGCTTCTCGGTTAAGAAAGCAAACATCTCTGCAAAACTGGTGTCAGAATAAGTTGCAGAAACTACCACCAGCAGAACCTTCACCCAATACCTCTGTTGATTCTCAATCAATTTTCCCCTCGATTCCCCAACTACAAGAAGTCTTCGAGTTTATAGAAGCTTATTTTCATCAAGGAATTACTCTGTGTGATGTAGCCGCAGCCGTTGGTTACTCACCTGCATATTTAACTAATCGAGTTGCGAAGCAGACAGGGGAGACTATCAATAACTGGATTGTGAAACGTCGGATGGTAGAAGCTCGTCGCTTACTCCAAAACACTGAGGAGACAGTAGAACAAATTGCTAAGTTATTAGGTTATCAACACGTCTGTCATTTTTCTCGTCAGTTTCGTCAACACCACGGCTTACCTCCCCATGCTTGGCGTTTGGATTACAAGAATAAAGAGGGTGTTGCAGAGTTCCAGGTTACTGAAAATTTAGACAGGAGAGAAAGAGTTTACTAA
- a CDS encoding scytonemin biosynthesis sensor histidine kinase → MAIQSELELKFAHLLINKVVDGAFYLSDSWQFLYVNDATCQMTEYSHEELLTMTLPDLDIDFHLHNWSEIKLQGSCCFKTRYRTKKGQIFLVEISINFIEEKGKKYIYAFVRDKSNEIVDLSVQKWINELKNNNANLQQQLSDLKSKELKLETSLSLLRSTLESAAIGIVAVNFEGDILSFNQTFMEMWQIPESLILSKRCPQCKAFFENQLKDPEAFNRLIWEVSSQSDLESYDILELKDGRFFAHHSQPQWLGKTIIGRVWSVWDITKSKQTEKALKLNEARFRTLAETTDASTFLIQDTQICYVNPAVELLTGYTKAELLNGFDSRQLIKSRKTRQIRKSNEAATFEYQEVNILTKNGQERWLACATAMLDGNFDFQGKPVDLITGIDITDYKHVESELNQALEQAKQLGELRARFLSMVCHQFRNPLNIISFSNNLLKRYIDEQTEKSIQPLLEQVEIAVEQLSQMLNDILFFAKTEAAKLKFEPEQFELVQFCQNLVAQMQMSNMQNFIHFAYQSKYLRVFMDKKILESILKNLLDNAIKYSPFGSIVELKVSWNNEQVLFQVKDSGIGIPVVDQQRLFEAFYRGKNVDNVPGTGLGLSIVKTLVDLHGGQVNVESEVGIGTKFTVMLPSNVQNYSGSHL, encoded by the coding sequence ATGGCAATACAATCAGAATTAGAGCTTAAATTTGCTCATCTCCTCATAAATAAAGTTGTAGATGGGGCATTTTATTTGTCAGATAGCTGGCAATTTCTCTATGTTAATGATGCCACTTGCCAGATGACTGAGTATTCTCATGAAGAATTACTAACAATGACGTTACCAGATTTAGATATAGACTTTCATCTTCATAATTGGTCAGAGATAAAATTACAAGGTAGTTGCTGTTTTAAAACTCGCTATCGAACCAAAAAAGGTCAGATATTTTTAGTGGAGATATCCATTAATTTTATAGAAGAAAAAGGTAAAAAATATATCTATGCTTTTGTGCGAGATAAAAGTAATGAGATAGTAGATTTAAGTGTACAAAAATGGATTAATGAATTAAAAAATAACAACGCTAACCTGCAACAGCAACTGTCTGATCTGAAGAGCAAAGAACTAAAGTTAGAGACATCTTTATCTCTATTGCGCTCTACACTTGAATCTGCTGCAATTGGGATTGTTGCGGTTAACTTTGAGGGCGATATTCTCAGCTTTAATCAAACATTTATGGAGATGTGGCAGATTCCAGAATCGCTGATATTGTCTAAAAGATGTCCTCAATGTAAAGCCTTTTTTGAAAATCAACTGAAAGATCCAGAAGCATTTAATCGGTTAATTTGGGAAGTTTCTAGCCAATCTGATCTTGAAAGCTACGATATTCTGGAATTGAAGGATGGGAGGTTTTTTGCTCATCATTCTCAGCCACAGTGGCTCGGTAAAACAATCATTGGCAGAGTGTGGAGTGTTTGGGATATTACTAAATCCAAACAGACAGAAAAAGCATTGAAATTGAATGAAGCAAGATTTCGGACTTTAGCAGAAACGACAGATGCCAGCACTTTTTTAATTCAAGATACGCAGATTTGCTATGTCAATCCCGCCGTCGAACTACTTACAGGTTATACAAAAGCAGAATTATTAAATGGATTTGATAGTCGGCAACTAATTAAAAGTAGAAAAACCAGACAGATCCGCAAATCAAATGAAGCTGCTACCTTTGAATATCAAGAGGTCAATATCTTAACCAAAAATGGTCAAGAACGCTGGCTAGCTTGTGCTACAGCAATGCTTGATGGAAATTTTGATTTCCAGGGTAAGCCAGTGGATCTGATCACAGGCATTGATATCACCGATTATAAACACGTAGAATCAGAGCTTAACCAGGCTTTAGAACAAGCAAAACAACTTGGTGAATTAAGAGCGCGTTTTCTCTCAATGGTCTGTCATCAATTCCGCAATCCATTAAATATTATTTCATTCTCAAATAATTTACTTAAGCGATATATTGATGAGCAAACAGAAAAGTCAATACAACCACTCCTAGAGCAAGTAGAAATAGCTGTCGAACAACTTAGCCAAATGTTAAACGATATTTTGTTTTTTGCTAAGACGGAAGCAGCAAAATTAAAATTTGAACCAGAACAATTTGAATTAGTTCAGTTCTGCCAAAATTTAGTGGCACAAATGCAGATGAGCAATATGCAAAATTTCATTCATTTTGCTTATCAAAGTAAATATCTCAGAGTCTTTATGGATAAAAAAATATTAGAGTCAATCCTGAAAAATTTACTAGATAATGCTATTAAATATTCTCCCTTCGGGAGTATAGTGGAATTAAAGGTTTCATGGAACAATGAACAAGTATTATTTCAAGTTAAAGATAGCGGTATTGGTATTCCAGTAGTAGACCAACAACGGCTATTTGAAGCATTTTATCGAGGTAAAAATGTTGATAATGTTCCTGGTACTGGACTAGGGTTATCAATTGTGAAAACCCTTGTAGACTTACATGGTGGGCAGGTGAATGTAGAGAGTGAAGTTGGTATAGGTACTAAGTTTACTGTGATGTTGCCATCTAATGTACAAAACTATAGTGGTTCCCATTTATAG
- the scyA gene encoding scytonemin biosynthesis protein ScyA (ScyA, a thiamin diphosphate-dependent enzyme, performs an acyloin condensation during scytonemin biosythesis. It joins a molecule of indole-3-pyruvate to one of para-hydroxyphenylpyruvic acid.), with amino-acid sequence MTQKYTDSNSQNSSNDLYRELSSTDNRYLESSANGSHPMDDLEVDRIIQPLSSDDFNPTLSVADTIVQMLVKLGVCNAFGVAGGAMASLWNALSNSTLQVLNFRHEAGAAFAAVEAHFASDRPTVVFTTAGPGITNALTGLFAARGEGAKVILLSACTSAPQRGRWAIQETSSYTLPSGGMFTPGALFNYAITIESAAQLPQIFRKLALGLAQPGGFVAHLSIPTGVQTSLVEGISWPQLDVAAYRVTAKPEKIAKSAMLLFSEPFAIWVGFGARHAAEEIRQLAEKTGAAVMCSPRGKGIFPENHPQFVGVTGLGGDASVTTYMEQQPPARTLVLGTRLGEPTSFWNQAMIPQKGFVHVDIDPEVPGVAYPHANTFSIQSDIKTYLQELLKYLPDTACADASSLPHPQPEAIAPAPDYPVRPEILMAAIQKIVVEGSDAVVLAECGNSFTWATHCLRFTTPHRYRVSTGVGAMGHAVTGVVGAAQAQNSKAVAIVGDGAMLMNNEISTAVKYQIPAVWIVLNDARYNMCHQGMKVLGLQGADAEMPPTNFAMIARGMGAEGVVVENESDVEAALEQAIAAKVPFVVDVMIDPDRPAPSGGRNKSLAAQGVKSTTTKKTAHQVSFPCV; translated from the coding sequence ATGACTCAAAAATATACTGATTCCAACTCTCAGAACAGTAGTAATGATCTGTACAGAGAATTGTCCTCAACAGATAACCGATATCTTGAATCTTCAGCTAACGGTTCCCATCCGATGGATGATTTAGAGGTTGACAGGATAATTCAGCCTTTATCTTCCGATGATTTTAATCCCACACTCTCGGTTGCTGATACCATCGTTCAGATGTTGGTAAAACTGGGTGTATGCAATGCTTTTGGCGTTGCTGGGGGTGCAATGGCCAGTCTGTGGAATGCGCTATCGAACAGTACATTACAAGTGCTGAACTTTCGCCACGAAGCAGGTGCTGCCTTTGCGGCTGTCGAAGCACATTTTGCTAGCGATCGCCCCACTGTCGTTTTTACCACAGCCGGGCCTGGGATAACTAATGCTCTCACTGGTTTATTTGCTGCTCGTGGTGAAGGTGCCAAGGTGATTCTATTGTCAGCTTGTACCTCAGCACCACAACGCGGACGTTGGGCAATTCAAGAAACCAGCAGTTACACCTTACCCAGTGGGGGAATGTTTACCCCAGGCGCATTGTTTAACTATGCCATCACTATTGAATCGGCTGCTCAACTTCCCCAAATTTTCCGCAAACTAGCTTTGGGTTTAGCCCAACCAGGGGGATTTGTAGCGCACTTAAGCATTCCTACTGGTGTGCAAACCAGTTTAGTTGAAGGTATATCTTGGCCACAACTAGATGTTGCTGCTTATCGGGTGACAGCCAAACCAGAAAAAATCGCTAAATCTGCAATGCTGTTATTCTCCGAACCCTTTGCTATTTGGGTTGGTTTTGGGGCGCGGCACGCAGCCGAGGAAATCCGTCAATTAGCGGAGAAAACTGGCGCAGCTGTTATGTGTTCACCCAGAGGTAAAGGTATCTTTCCCGAAAACCACCCTCAGTTTGTGGGTGTAACAGGTTTGGGTGGTGATGCTTCCGTAACTACCTATATGGAACAACAACCACCAGCCCGCACCCTTGTACTAGGAACCCGCCTTGGTGAACCCACTTCTTTTTGGAATCAAGCGATGATTCCCCAAAAAGGCTTTGTCCACGTAGATATAGATCCGGAAGTACCAGGAGTAGCCTATCCCCATGCCAACACTTTCTCGATTCAGTCTGATATCAAAACCTATTTACAAGAACTTTTGAAGTATTTACCAGATACTGCTTGTGCTGATGCTTCATCTCTACCTCATCCCCAACCGGAAGCCATCGCACCAGCCCCAGACTATCCAGTGCGCCCAGAAATATTAATGGCAGCCATTCAAAAGATAGTTGTTGAAGGTAGTGATGCGGTAGTTTTGGCAGAGTGCGGTAATTCCTTTACTTGGGCAACCCACTGTCTACGGTTTACCACACCCCATCGTTATCGAGTCAGCACTGGAGTAGGCGCAATGGGACACGCCGTTACAGGTGTAGTGGGTGCAGCCCAAGCACAAAATAGTAAAGCCGTCGCCATTGTAGGTGATGGAGCCATGCTGATGAATAATGAAATCAGCACCGCCGTCAAATATCAAATCCCTGCGGTTTGGATAGTCCTGAACGATGCTCGATACAATATGTGCCATCAAGGTATGAAAGTATTAGGATTACAAGGCGCAGATGCAGAGATGCCCCCTACCAATTTTGCTATGATTGCGCGGGGGATGGGTGCAGAAGGTGTTGTAGTTGAGAATGAGTCTGATGTAGAAGCTGCCTTAGAACAAGCGATCGCAGCCAAAGTTCCTTTTGTCGTCGATGTGATGATTGATCCTGATCGCCCTGCTCCTTCTGGCGGACGCAATAAGAGTTTGGCAGCCCAAGGAGTAAAATCAACAACCACTAAAAAGACTGCTCACCAAGTTTCATTTCCCTGTGTATAA
- the scyB gene encoding tryptophan dehydrogenase ScyB, producing MQLFETVREMGHEQILYCHGKNPDIRAIIAIHDTSLGPAMGATRLFPYVNEEAALRDALRLSRGMTYKAACANIPAGGGKAVIIANPEDKTEEMLRAYGRFVESLKGRFITGQDVNITPQDVRTIKQETNYVVGVEEKSGGPAPITALGVFLGIKAAVEFRWQTKTLEGMKIAVQGLGNVGKNLCQHLHEHGAKLVITDINLKKVAEIKCLFGATVVEPEEIYSQDVDIFAPCAMGGIINSQTIPQLQAKIIAGAANNQLENERLHSQRLAEKGILYSPDYVINAGGIINVYNEMIGYEEEKAFQQVHNIYDTLLRIFEIAQQQRITTNEASKRLAEERIMQARISKNQQIAA from the coding sequence ATGCAGCTATTTGAAACTGTTAGAGAAATGGGACATGAGCAAATACTCTATTGTCACGGAAAAAATCCAGACATCAGAGCCATTATTGCGATTCATGACACCAGTTTAGGCCCAGCAATGGGAGCAACCAGACTTTTTCCTTACGTTAATGAAGAAGCCGCTTTAAGAGATGCTTTACGGCTAAGTCGTGGCATGACTTATAAAGCCGCTTGTGCTAATATTCCCGCAGGTGGAGGGAAGGCAGTAATTATTGCTAACCCAGAAGATAAAACCGAAGAAATGTTGAGAGCTTATGGACGTTTTGTAGAAAGTCTAAAAGGACGTTTTATTACAGGTCAAGATGTCAACATCACCCCGCAAGATGTCCGCACAATTAAACAAGAAACTAATTATGTAGTTGGTGTAGAAGAAAAATCTGGTGGACCTGCTCCCATCACAGCATTAGGAGTATTTTTAGGCATAAAAGCTGCTGTGGAATTTCGTTGGCAGACCAAAACACTCGAAGGTATGAAAATTGCTGTACAAGGGTTAGGTAATGTTGGTAAAAACCTTTGTCAGCACTTACATGAACATGGTGCTAAACTTGTCATTACTGATATTAATCTAAAAAAAGTAGCAGAAATAAAATGCCTTTTTGGTGCTACAGTAGTAGAGCCAGAAGAAATTTACTCACAAGATGTAGATATATTTGCTCCCTGTGCGATGGGAGGAATTATCAACAGTCAAACAATTCCCCAACTCCAAGCAAAAATTATTGCTGGTGCTGCCAACAATCAATTAGAAAACGAGCGGTTACATAGCCAAAGACTAGCAGAGAAAGGTATTCTCTACAGTCCTGATTATGTAATTAATGCTGGGGGAATTATCAACGTTTATAACGAGATGATTGGCTACGAAGAAGAGAAAGCCTTCCAGCAAGTCCATAATATTTACGACACACTGCTGAGAATTTTTGAGATTGCTCAACAGCAAAGAATTACCACCAACGAAGCCTCCAAAAGATTAGCAGAAGAACGAATCATGCAAGCCAGAATCAGTAAAAATCAGCAAATTGCTGCTTAA